Proteins from a single region of Chrysemys picta bellii isolate R12L10 chromosome 9, ASM1138683v2, whole genome shotgun sequence:
- the LOC135972121 gene encoding programmed cell death protein 1-like isoform X2 encodes MGTFHFHFCFGCSQSTAAVQPPGEQCCWDARHEVAWPGRKPPERPPATQHRHSSLDPDWCIARAGEEADPQRAPGPSKATPGTMLVIVVGICAVLLTCRPALLLSQLVTFSPEKLSRSVGDTASFFCNISKANFPQFDYSLNWYKKINATHTKKIAEFNGNEPKIQEKFTLINHSSSVEIKILDLTKNDSGEYFCGLIAFSSPSKVMESNVSNLTVTNEQTDGWTTTVPNVTVDDLVGDFKVPVIIGLIIAGAVLLGLITYILFITARRTGGQQKPQRENALLQKEQVTTYTVDYGVLEFQQDEHTEASVESYPPDNTEYAVIVFPEEKPVTPERGKKTKHQRTCQI; translated from the exons ATGGGTACGTTTCATTTCCACTTCTGCTTCGGCTGCAGTCAGTCGACGGCCGCCGTGCAGCCCCCGGGGGAACAGTGCTGCTGGGACGCGAGGCACGAGGTGGCCTGGCCAGGACGCAAGCCCCCGGAGCGTCCTCCTGCCACGCAACACAGGCATAGCAGCTTGGATCCTGATTGGTGCATTGCACGTGCCGGGGAGGAAGCCGACCCCCAGAGAGCTCCCGGCCCCTCGAAGGCGACGCCAGGGACGATGCTCGTGATTGTGGTCGGCATCTGTGCGGTGCTGCTGACCTGCAGGCCAGCGCTGCtgctctcccagcttg TGACGTTTTCCCCGGAGAAGCTATCCAGGTCTGTGGGCGACACAGCCAGCTTCTTCTGCAATATCTCCAAGGCGAACTTCCCTCAGTTCGATTATAGTTTAAACTGGTACAAAAAGATCAATGCCACTCACACAAAAAAAATTGCCGAGTTTAATGGGAATGAACCTAAAATCCAAGAGAAATTCACCCTCATCAACCATTCCTCTTCTGTTGAGATAAAGATACTGGACCTAACCAAGAATGACAGTGGCGAGTACTTCTGCGGGCTGATCGCTTTCTCCTCGCCCAGTAAAGTGATGGAAAGCAACGTGTCCAACCTCACAGTTACAAACGAACAAACAG ACGGATGGACCACCACCGTTCCCAACGTGACTGTTGACGACCTGGTGGGCGACTTTAAAGTGCCAGTCATCATTGGCCTGATCATCGCCGGGGCCGTGCTGCTGGGGCTTATCACCTACATACTCTTCATCACCGCGCGCCGGACGGGAG GGCAGCAGAAACCACAACGTGAAAACGCACTCTTG CAGAAAGAACAGGTGACGACGTACACGGTGGATTATGGCGTGTTGGAATTCCAGCAGGATGAGCACACAGAGGCTTCGGTGGAGAGTTACCCACCTGACAACACAGAATATGCCGTCATCGTGTTCCCTGAAGAGAAGCCTGTCACCCCAGAAAGGGGGAAGAAAACGAAACACCAGAGGACCTGTCAAATCTGA
- the LOC135972121 gene encoding programmed cell death protein 1-like isoform X1, with the protein MGTFHFHFCFGCSQSTAAVQPPGEQCCWDARHEVAWPGRKPPERPPATQHRHSSLDPDWCIARAGEEADPQRAPGPSKATPGTMLVIVVGICAVLLTCRPALLLSQLVTFSPEKLSRSVGDTASFFCNISKANFPQFDYSLNWYKKINATHTKKIAEFNGNEPKIQEKFTLINHSSSVEIKILDLTKNDSGEYFCGLIAFSSPSKVMESNVSNLTVTNEQTDGWTTTVPNVTVDDLVGDFKVPVIIGLIIAGAVLLGLITYILFITARRTGGQQKPQRENALLVSSPSLTCGWQERTWACQIFSSKCPDPCQGGRQNCTMPQLLTRPHSPVRVLHGPVPPGERREREKK; encoded by the exons ATGGGTACGTTTCATTTCCACTTCTGCTTCGGCTGCAGTCAGTCGACGGCCGCCGTGCAGCCCCCGGGGGAACAGTGCTGCTGGGACGCGAGGCACGAGGTGGCCTGGCCAGGACGCAAGCCCCCGGAGCGTCCTCCTGCCACGCAACACAGGCATAGCAGCTTGGATCCTGATTGGTGCATTGCACGTGCCGGGGAGGAAGCCGACCCCCAGAGAGCTCCCGGCCCCTCGAAGGCGACGCCAGGGACGATGCTCGTGATTGTGGTCGGCATCTGTGCGGTGCTGCTGACCTGCAGGCCAGCGCTGCtgctctcccagcttg TGACGTTTTCCCCGGAGAAGCTATCCAGGTCTGTGGGCGACACAGCCAGCTTCTTCTGCAATATCTCCAAGGCGAACTTCCCTCAGTTCGATTATAGTTTAAACTGGTACAAAAAGATCAATGCCACTCACACAAAAAAAATTGCCGAGTTTAATGGGAATGAACCTAAAATCCAAGAGAAATTCACCCTCATCAACCATTCCTCTTCTGTTGAGATAAAGATACTGGACCTAACCAAGAATGACAGTGGCGAGTACTTCTGCGGGCTGATCGCTTTCTCCTCGCCCAGTAAAGTGATGGAAAGCAACGTGTCCAACCTCACAGTTACAAACGAACAAACAG ACGGATGGACCACCACCGTTCCCAACGTGACTGTTGACGACCTGGTGGGCGACTTTAAAGTGCCAGTCATCATTGGCCTGATCATCGCCGGGGCCGTGCTGCTGGGGCTTATCACCTACATACTCTTCATCACCGCGCGCCGGACGGGAG GGCAGCAGAAACCACAACGTGAAAACGCACTCTTGGTAAGTTCCCCGTCGCTCACGTGCGGCTGGCAGGAAAGAACCTGGGCTTGTCAGATCTTTAGTAGCAAGTGCCCAGATCCATGCCAGGGCGGCAGGCAGAACTGCACAATGCCACAGCTCCTCACCCGTCCCCACAGCCCAGTCCGAGTCCTTCACGGGCCAGTGCCACcgggagaaaggagagagagagaaaagaaatag